GTCCGCGCAAGTGCAATGAAATACGGGACAAGCTAGGCCCTCAAGGGGTCTTGATTGCCGAGTTTACCAGCCCCGACAAATGCAATGCCTGTGGGATTTGCGGCTGGATGTGCCCCGATTGCGCCATCACAGTCTACAAATACGCGGACACGCAAACGGCTAAAGCAGCTTAAAGCTAGCCTTCGAAAAGGATGGTCACATGAATGAGAATCGGAAAATTATAGCCAAGGGCAATGAGGCAGTGTGCTGGGGGGCTGTCTCTGCAGATTGCCACCATTTCTTCGGATATCCCGTCACGCCTCAAAACGAGATCACTGAGTGGTTTGCCGCTGAGTATCCCAAACGGGGATGGTCCTTTGTACAGGGCGAATCCGAATGGTCGGTGACCGGGATGTTGTTTGGTGCCAGCGCCGCCGGAGCCAGGGTCATCACCTCGACCGCCGGACCGGGCTGGGGGCTGATGCAGGAAATTCTTTCCTCAATTGCCGCAGCCAGGCTTCCAGTGGTAATCGTAGTCGTTCAAAGGGGAGGGCCGGGACAGGGGACCACTTCACATGCCCAGATGGACTACGCAGTGGCCACGCGCGGTGGCCATGGGGGATGGAAAAACATCGTGCTCGGCCCCAGTTCCGTTCAGGAGAATTGCGACCTGGTACAGATGGGATTCT
The genomic region above belongs to Dehalococcoidia bacterium and contains:
- a CDS encoding ferredoxin family protein, which codes for MAKGEISINEVLCRGCGYCVEFCPRKCNEIRDKLGPQGVLIAEFTSPDKCNACGICGWMCPDCAITVYKYADTQTAKAA